The following proteins come from a genomic window of Novosphingobium aromaticivorans DSM 12444:
- a CDS encoding ArsR/SmtB family transcription factor, with protein sequence MTILDAIRALDDPTRLRIMRLLASMELAVGEVAQVLGQSQPRVSRHIKILCDSGLAERRKEGAWVFLRSSIGEGAESPLASALARLLAVAEHEDTAFGRRCSEDRQHLDAIRSSRESHALEWFARHADEWDELRSLHIADGPVEAALTEMLLALSGDGSLGRLLDVGTGTGRIAELFAPNAAHVVAFDKSPDMLRIARARLQHLPADAVELVQGDFAQLPFAARSFDTVLFHQVLHYAQAPEAVLAGAARVTAPGGRVAIVDFAAHEREDLRQTHAHARLGFSDAQIETMLLDAGFIPHETRALAGHELVVKLWTAVRREDSVTQLEPRQKSSSGKT encoded by the coding sequence ATGACCATCCTAGACGCCATCCGTGCGCTCGATGACCCGACGCGCCTGCGCATCATGCGCTTGCTCGCCAGCATGGAACTGGCGGTGGGCGAGGTCGCGCAAGTATTGGGACAGAGCCAGCCGCGCGTCTCGCGTCACATCAAGATCCTTTGCGATTCGGGCCTTGCCGAACGTCGGAAGGAAGGCGCCTGGGTGTTTCTGCGCAGTTCCATCGGCGAAGGCGCGGAAAGCCCGCTCGCCTCTGCGCTGGCGCGCCTGCTGGCCGTCGCGGAGCACGAAGACACGGCTTTTGGCCGCCGTTGCTCCGAAGACCGCCAGCATCTCGACGCTATCCGTTCGTCGCGGGAGAGCCACGCGCTCGAATGGTTCGCCCGCCATGCCGACGAGTGGGACGAATTGCGCTCCCTTCATATCGCCGATGGTCCGGTCGAGGCCGCGCTTACCGAGATGCTCCTGGCGCTTTCAGGCGACGGTTCGCTCGGTCGCCTGCTCGACGTCGGCACCGGTACCGGCCGGATCGCCGAACTCTTTGCGCCCAATGCCGCCCATGTCGTCGCCTTCGACAAGAGCCCGGACATGCTGCGCATCGCGCGCGCGCGCCTCCAGCATTTGCCAGCCGACGCGGTGGAACTGGTCCAGGGCGATTTCGCGCAACTTCCCTTCGCCGCGCGCAGCTTCGATACCGTACTGTTTCATCAGGTTCTGCACTACGCCCAGGCACCGGAAGCAGTGCTCGCCGGCGCGGCTCGCGTTACCGCACCCGGTGGCCGCGTCGCCATCGTCGACTTCGCCGCGCACGAGCGCGAGGACCTGCGCCAGACCCATGCCCACGCCCGCCTCGGCTTCTCCGACGCGCAGATCGAGACGATGCTGCTCGATGCCGGTTTCATTCCGCACGAGACCCGCGCGCTCGCCGGCCATGAACTCGTCGTCAAGCTGTGGACCGCAGTCCGCCGCGAAGACAGCGTCACCCAGCTTGAACCCCGTCAGAAATCCAGCTCCGGAAAGACCTGA
- a CDS encoding M48 family metallopeptidase produces the protein MTRVIQVEWRLRSAAGSSCERQATDAGVLFDDRRAYGTRDWPLLQDVLGMDEAPVVAAVATGGPADTAGLRAGDEVLSIGGVPAEDIAAARKAGNLVAEALLAEIAERPAGVPLAVEVRRGGGAPLRLQLSPVRHCAARLVLVTDRGVDAYSDQSNVALTTGLVTFARTDDELALAAGHELAHIINGDRKGGGISARRRMEDLADERGLRLLQCAGYDRASALGLFERLGSRDWLGFLRAPTHRSFAKRVERLRQTAPSGICPVPR, from the coding sequence ATGACGCGTGTAATCCAGGTCGAATGGCGCCTGCGTTCCGCCGCTGGCTCTTCCTGCGAGCGTCAGGCGACCGACGCCGGGGTCCTGTTCGATGATCGCCGCGCCTACGGCACGCGCGACTGGCCTCTGTTGCAGGATGTGCTGGGCATGGACGAGGCGCCGGTGGTCGCGGCGGTGGCTACGGGCGGCCCTGCCGATACTGCCGGGCTGCGTGCTGGTGATGAAGTGCTGTCCATAGGCGGCGTGCCGGCCGAGGATATCGCCGCTGCGCGCAAGGCCGGCAATCTCGTTGCCGAAGCGCTGCTTGCCGAAATTGCCGAGCGCCCGGCAGGCGTTCCTCTGGCTGTCGAAGTTCGTCGGGGCGGGGGCGCGCCGCTGCGTCTGCAACTCAGCCCCGTTCGCCACTGCGCGGCGCGCCTCGTTCTCGTGACGGATCGAGGCGTCGATGCCTACAGCGACCAGTCGAATGTGGCGCTCACCACCGGCCTCGTCACTTTCGCACGGACTGACGACGAGCTTGCCCTCGCTGCGGGGCACGAGCTTGCTCACATCATCAATGGCGACCGCAAGGGCGGCGGCATATCTGCGCGGCGCAGGATGGAGGATCTTGCCGACGAGCGGGGCCTGCGCTTGCTGCAATGCGCGGGATACGACCGCGCCTCCGCGCTTGGCCTGTTCGAGCGCCTTGGTTCGCGCGACTGGCTCGGCTTTCTGCGTGCGCCGACGCATCGATCCTTCGCCAAGCGGGTCGAGCGGCTGCGCCAGACTGCGCCGTCCGGGATTTGCCCGGTTCCGAGATAG
- a CDS encoding DUF3576 domain-containing protein: protein MAVLATGCGKKERPKADLAASQVTTIGVNSYLWRATLDALSFMPLLQTDSNGGVIVTDWYANPKNPGERVKVTVSIVDQDLRADALRVAASRQVSQSGQWVDAPVQAATVQKLEDIILTKARDLRRAAIAG, encoded by the coding sequence ATGGCCGTCCTGGCTACCGGCTGCGGCAAGAAGGAACGCCCCAAGGCCGACCTCGCCGCGAGCCAGGTCACCACGATCGGCGTCAATTCCTATCTCTGGCGCGCCACGCTCGACGCGCTTTCGTTCATGCCCCTGCTCCAGACCGACAGCAACGGCGGCGTGATCGTCACCGACTGGTACGCCAATCCGAAGAACCCGGGCGAACGCGTGAAGGTAACCGTTTCCATCGTCGATCAGGACCTGCGCGCCGACGCACTGCGCGTTGCCGCCAGCCGCCAGGTCTCGCAGAGCGGCCAGTGGGTCGACGCGCCGGTCCAGGCCGCAACCGTGCAGAAGCTGGAAGACATCATCCTGACCAAGGCACGCGACCTGCGCCGCGCCGCGATCGCAGGCTGA
- a CDS encoding homocysteine S-methyltransferase family protein: MTLIPSPLIPSGARTAFLEQASQRILITDGAFGTEIQNFKLSEEDYAGTLGLAKDQKGNNDILALTKPEVPESIHRAYFEAGADIAETNTFSANRISQADYAAEHLVREINVESARLARRVADEFTARDGKPRFVAGAIGPTNKTLSLSPDVNDPGFREIDWDHLVDVYAEQVHALVEGGADFILIETVFDTLNAKAGVMSVRQVEKQLGREIPIMMSMTLTDLSGRNLSGHTVEAFWYAIRHARPLTVGLNCSFGATQLRPHVKALSEIADTLIMVYPNAGLPNELGEYDEMPQTTAGLVKEWADHGQVNVLGGCCGSTPAHIAAMAQAVKALPPRKMAVPETVTRLAGLEPFIMAA, translated from the coding sequence GTGACCCTGATCCCTTCCCCCTTGATTCCTTCAGGCGCCCGCACCGCCTTTCTTGAACAGGCGAGCCAGCGCATCCTCATCACCGATGGCGCGTTCGGAACCGAGATCCAGAACTTCAAGCTCTCGGAAGAAGACTATGCCGGTACCCTTGGTCTTGCGAAGGACCAGAAGGGCAACAACGACATCCTCGCGCTGACCAAACCGGAAGTCCCGGAATCGATTCACCGCGCCTATTTCGAGGCCGGGGCCGACATTGCCGAAACCAATACCTTCAGCGCCAACCGCATCAGCCAGGCCGACTACGCCGCCGAACATCTCGTGCGCGAGATCAACGTGGAAAGCGCCAGGCTCGCCCGCCGTGTCGCGGATGAGTTCACCGCCCGGGACGGCAAGCCGCGCTTCGTCGCCGGCGCCATCGGCCCCACGAACAAGACCCTCTCGCTCAGCCCGGACGTCAACGATCCGGGATTCCGCGAGATCGACTGGGATCACCTTGTCGATGTCTATGCCGAACAGGTCCACGCCCTTGTCGAAGGCGGCGCGGACTTCATCCTGATCGAGACGGTCTTTGACACGCTCAACGCCAAGGCGGGTGTCATGTCGGTCCGTCAGGTCGAGAAGCAGCTCGGCCGTGAAATCCCGATCATGATGTCGATGACGCTGACCGACCTTTCCGGCCGCAACCTCTCGGGGCACACGGTAGAGGCGTTCTGGTACGCGATCCGCCACGCAAGGCCCCTGACGGTCGGCCTCAACTGTTCGTTCGGTGCCACCCAGTTGCGCCCGCACGTCAAGGCGCTTTCAGAAATCGCCGACACCCTGATCATGGTCTACCCCAACGCCGGCCTTCCCAACGAACTCGGCGAATATGACGAGATGCCACAGACCACCGCCGGCCTCGTCAAGGAATGGGCGGATCACGGCCAGGTCAACGTCCTCGGCGGCTGCTGCGGTTCAACGCCCGCGCACATCGCCGCCATGGCGCAGGCGGTGAAGGCGTTGCCTCCGCGCAAGATGGCTGTGCCGGAAACGGTAACGCGGCTGGCAGGTCTCGAGCCGTTCATCATGGCTGCATAA
- the leuS gene encoding leucine--tRNA ligase: protein MTENTPGTSAPERFDPATADTRWQRVWDEKQSFRADDSSTKPRSYVLEMFPYPSGRIHIGHVRNYTMGDVLARYKRMRGFEVLHPMGWDAFGMPAENAAMEKGVHPGGWTRDNIANMKAQLKRLGFALDWSREIATCEPEYYGQEQALFLDLYAAGLVYRKESTVNWDPVDMTVLANEQVIDGRGWRSGALVEKRKLNQWFLKITDFADELLEGLSTLDKWPEKVRVMQENWIGKSQGLQFRFDLSNGETVEVYTTRPDTIFGASFVAVAPDHPIAQGVAAINCEAANFIALCKKGGTTAAELETAEKLGFDTGIGARHPLTGKYLPVYIANFVLMEYGTGAIMAVPGHDQRDFDFATKYALPILRVVAADAADADKPFAGEAEAGDGVLVNSGFLDGMNVADAKAAVIVRAESEGWGEGKTVWRLRDWGVSRQRYWGTPIPFIHCEVCGVVPVPKKHLPVTLPEDVSFDVPGNPLDRHPTWKHVDCPQCGHPARRETDTLDTFVDSSWYFLRFASQPEDRPFDPEEIKRWLPVEQYIGGIEHAILHLLYARFWTRALARIGKVEVTEPFGSLFTQGMVTHETYERRNPENGQPIFFSPGEVERTGEGATLKVDGAPVEIGRVIKMSKSKKNVVDPDEIVAKYGADAIRWFMLSDSPPERDLPWSEAGIEGCARFVQRLWRLFGQYDAAATGEDKALDRKAHQTVHAVASDIEALGFNKAVARIYELTGAVEKAAPSASRSDAIRKLLLLVAPMMPHLAEEAYARFGSSLIADAAWPEVDPALLVDDEVIVAVQVKGKLRDTLTVAKGTPKEDLERLALASEKVQRALEGAEVKKVIVVPDRLVNLVA from the coding sequence ATGACCGAAAATACGCCCGGCACGTCCGCCCCCGAACGCTTCGACCCCGCCACCGCTGACACCCGCTGGCAGCGGGTGTGGGACGAGAAGCAGTCGTTCCGTGCAGACGATTCGTCGACAAAGCCACGCAGCTACGTGCTGGAGATGTTCCCCTATCCTTCGGGGCGCATCCACATCGGCCACGTGCGCAACTATACCATGGGCGACGTGCTGGCGCGCTATAAGCGCATGCGCGGGTTCGAAGTGCTGCATCCCATGGGCTGGGACGCCTTCGGCATGCCGGCAGAAAACGCGGCGATGGAAAAGGGCGTCCACCCCGGCGGCTGGACCCGCGACAACATCGCCAACATGAAGGCGCAGTTGAAGCGCCTGGGCTTCGCGCTCGACTGGAGCCGCGAGATCGCCACGTGCGAGCCGGAGTACTACGGTCAAGAACAGGCGCTGTTCCTCGATCTCTATGCTGCGGGGCTGGTCTATCGCAAGGAATCGACGGTCAACTGGGACCCGGTCGACATGACCGTGCTGGCCAACGAGCAAGTCATCGACGGACGCGGCTGGCGTTCGGGCGCACTGGTCGAGAAGCGCAAGCTGAACCAGTGGTTCCTCAAGATCACCGACTTTGCCGACGAACTGCTTGAAGGGCTCTCGACGCTCGACAAGTGGCCCGAGAAGGTGCGGGTCATGCAAGAGAACTGGATCGGCAAGAGCCAGGGCCTGCAGTTCCGCTTCGACCTTTCGAACGGCGAGACGGTGGAAGTCTACACCACCCGCCCCGACACGATCTTCGGCGCAAGCTTCGTCGCGGTGGCGCCCGATCATCCAATCGCGCAAGGCGTGGCCGCGATCAATTGCGAGGCGGCGAACTTCATCGCGCTATGCAAGAAGGGCGGCACGACCGCCGCCGAACTGGAGACGGCGGAGAAACTGGGCTTCGACACCGGCATAGGCGCGCGCCACCCGCTGACGGGCAAGTACTTGCCGGTCTACATCGCGAACTTCGTGCTGATGGAATACGGCACCGGTGCGATCATGGCCGTACCGGGTCATGACCAACGCGACTTCGACTTTGCGACGAAGTACGCCTTGCCGATCCTGCGCGTGGTCGCAGCCGATGCAGCGGACGCGGACAAGCCATTCGCGGGCGAGGCCGAGGCAGGCGACGGCGTCCTCGTCAACTCGGGCTTCCTCGACGGAATGAACGTGGCGGATGCCAAGGCTGCGGTGATCGTCCGTGCCGAGAGCGAAGGCTGGGGCGAAGGCAAGACGGTATGGCGCCTGCGCGACTGGGGCGTGAGCCGCCAGCGCTACTGGGGCACCCCGATCCCGTTCATCCATTGCGAGGTCTGCGGCGTGGTGCCGGTGCCCAAGAAGCACCTACCTGTCACCCTGCCCGAGGACGTCAGCTTCGACGTACCCGGCAATCCGCTGGACCGGCACCCGACGTGGAAGCACGTCGATTGCCCGCAGTGCGGGCACCCCGCTCGCCGGGAGACCGATACGCTCGACACTTTCGTCGACAGCTCGTGGTACTTCCTGCGCTTTGCCAGCCAGCCGGAAGACCGTCCCTTTGATCCAGAAGAGATCAAGCGCTGGCTACCGGTGGAGCAGTACATCGGCGGGATCGAACACGCGATCCTGCACCTGCTCTACGCCCGCTTCTGGACCCGCGCCCTCGCCCGCATCGGCAAGGTCGAGGTGACCGAACCGTTCGGCAGCCTGTTCACGCAGGGCATGGTCACGCACGAGACCTATGAGCGCAGGAACCCCGAGAACGGGCAGCCGATTTTCTTCTCGCCCGGCGAGGTCGAGCGGACCGGCGAGGGCGCGACGCTCAAGGTCGACGGGGCGCCCGTCGAAATCGGCCGCGTGATCAAGATGTCCAAGTCCAAGAAGAACGTGGTGGACCCGGACGAGATCGTGGCCAAGTACGGCGCCGACGCAATCCGCTGGTTCATGCTGTCGGACTCCCCGCCCGAGCGCGACCTGCCGTGGTCCGAAGCCGGGATCGAGGGCTGCGCGCGCTTCGTGCAGCGCCTGTGGCGACTGTTCGGGCAGTACGATGCCGCTGCTACCGGCGAGGACAAGGCGCTGGACCGCAAGGCGCACCAGACGGTTCACGCAGTCGCGTCTGACATCGAAGCTCTTGGCTTCAACAAGGCCGTGGCGCGAATCTACGAGCTGACCGGCGCCGTTGAAAAGGCGGCACCTTCGGCCAGCCGGTCGGATGCGATCCGCAAGCTGCTGCTGCTCGTCGCGCCGATGATGCCCCACCTCGCCGAGGAAGCCTATGCTCGCTTCGGCTCAAGCCTCATCGCCGATGCAGCCTGGCCCGAAGTTGATCCTGCGCTGCTGGTGGACGACGAAGTGATCGTCGCGGTTCAGGTGAAGGGCAAGCTGCGCGATACGTTGACTGTGGCCAAGGGCACTCCGAAGGAAGACCTCGAGCGCCTTGCCCTCGCTTCCGAGAAGGTGCAGCGTGCGCTGGAAGGGGCTGAAGTGAAGAAGGTGATCGTCGTGCCCGACCGTCTGGTGAACCTTGTCGCCTGA
- a CDS encoding sugar transferase, producing the protein MTRHMPISETQDAPPRRRITLPLAPPLEQRRLQLYIALLLLDGAAILNGFCIASWLYLGRFLDETSLLHSQVMLPIYWSIALSLQVYTLTALRRPNFARARAGLSLIGAETVLLFVGFATKSTDNFSRVSSLLGLGLSLVLLMWVRALVRPLIKARCGDAVTNTLLIDDGGTPLRIPHAYHIDAREHHLAPDLSDPHMMDRLGLYMMNMDRVMVSCPHDRRAAWALVFKSANVSGEIVDPEVNMLGVLGARRERGYGALIVASGPLGLRARAVKRLLDLALAGGAVLALGPVLLLVAVLIKLEDGGPVLFIQKRTGRGNRFFPIFKFRSMRVERLDSTGSRSASKDDDRITRIGRFIRSTSIDELPQLFNVLRGEMSIVGPRPHAIGSLAGEKLFWEVDHRYWLRHSLKPGLTGLAQVRGLRGATDTETDLANRLQADLEYLDGWTIWRDLKIIVNTARVLVHDRAF; encoded by the coding sequence ATGACCAGGCACATGCCCATCAGCGAGACGCAGGACGCGCCTCCGCGCCGCCGCATCACGCTACCGCTCGCCCCGCCTCTCGAACAGCGGCGCCTGCAGCTCTACATTGCACTGCTGCTGCTTGACGGCGCGGCGATCCTCAACGGCTTCTGCATCGCAAGCTGGCTCTATCTGGGTCGCTTCCTCGATGAGACTTCGCTGCTGCACAGCCAGGTCATGCTGCCGATCTACTGGTCGATCGCATTGTCGCTGCAAGTCTACACCCTGACTGCACTGCGGCGTCCGAATTTCGCCCGCGCCCGCGCTGGCCTCTCGCTCATCGGCGCCGAAACCGTGCTGCTCTTCGTCGGCTTTGCAACCAAGAGCACCGACAATTTTTCGCGCGTGTCATCCTTGCTGGGTCTGGGCCTGAGCCTCGTCTTGCTAATGTGGGTCCGCGCCCTTGTCCGCCCGCTGATCAAGGCGCGTTGCGGCGATGCGGTTACGAATACCCTGCTGATCGATGACGGCGGGACGCCGCTGCGGATTCCCCACGCCTATCACATTGACGCGCGGGAACATCACCTGGCCCCCGATCTGTCGGACCCGCACATGATGGACCGGCTCGGGCTTTACATGATGAACATGGACCGGGTCATGGTAAGTTGCCCCCACGATCGCCGGGCCGCGTGGGCACTCGTATTCAAGAGCGCGAATGTCTCGGGCGAGATCGTGGACCCGGAAGTGAACATGCTTGGCGTACTGGGTGCAAGGCGCGAACGCGGCTACGGCGCGCTGATCGTGGCAAGCGGCCCGCTGGGCCTGCGCGCCCGCGCGGTCAAGCGCTTGCTCGACCTTGCGCTCGCAGGTGGCGCGGTTCTGGCGCTCGGGCCAGTGCTGCTCCTGGTGGCGGTGCTGATCAAGCTGGAGGACGGAGGCCCCGTGCTGTTCATCCAGAAGCGCACGGGGCGGGGTAACCGCTTCTTCCCGATCTTCAAGTTCCGGTCGATGCGCGTGGAACGCCTCGATTCAACGGGCTCGCGCTCGGCAAGCAAGGACGATGACCGTATCACGCGGATCGGACGCTTCATACGAAGCACGAGCATCGACGAGTTGCCGCAGCTGTTCAACGTGCTGCGCGGAGAAATGTCCATCGTCGGCCCACGCCCGCACGCCATCGGTTCGCTTGCCGGCGAGAAACTATTCTGGGAAGTGGACCACCGCTACTGGCTGCGTCATTCGCTGAAACCCGGCCTTACCGGCCTGGCCCAGGTGCGCGGCCTTCGCGGTGCGACCGACACCGAGACGGACCTTGCCAACCGTCTGCAGGCCGATCTCGAATACCTCGACGGGTGGACGATCTGGCGCGACCTCAAGATCATCGTCAACACTGCGCGCGTGCTCGTGCACGACCGAGCCTTCTGA
- the metF gene encoding methylenetetrahydrofolate reductase [NAD(P)H], producing the protein MNASYDQLREARTALDTPLFAGLPGDIAVSFEFFPPKSDALMAQLWDVVETLAPLQPTFVSVTYGAGGSTRDRTHGTVARIIKEAKLPAAAHLTCVDASKAEIREVAESYWEAGVRHIVALRGDMGAPGVPFTPHPDGYANAAELVAGLKQIAPFEISVAAYPESHPDSPDQQADIDNLKRKLDAGATRAISQFFFEPETFFRFRDKLAAAGIDAPVLPGILPVSNVAQTRKFAAACGAAIPAWMDGLFEGLDTHPASRQLVAATIAAEFCRRLYAGGVRDFHFYTLNRAELSYAICHLLGLRPRTPALEKAA; encoded by the coding sequence ATGAACGCCAGCTACGACCAGCTCCGCGAGGCCCGCACCGCACTCGACACCCCGCTTTTTGCAGGGCTGCCGGGGGACATTGCCGTCTCGTTCGAGTTCTTCCCGCCAAAGAGCGATGCGCTGATGGCGCAGCTCTGGGATGTCGTCGAAACGCTGGCGCCGCTACAGCCTACGTTCGTCTCCGTCACCTACGGCGCAGGTGGCTCAACGCGCGATCGCACTCACGGCACCGTTGCGCGGATCATCAAGGAGGCGAAGCTGCCAGCGGCCGCGCACCTCACTTGCGTGGACGCTAGCAAGGCCGAGATTCGCGAAGTCGCCGAAAGCTACTGGGAAGCGGGCGTTCGCCATATCGTTGCCCTGCGCGGCGACATGGGTGCGCCCGGCGTGCCCTTCACTCCCCACCCGGACGGCTATGCCAACGCGGCCGAACTCGTCGCCGGGCTGAAGCAGATCGCCCCGTTCGAGATCTCGGTCGCCGCCTATCCGGAATCGCACCCGGACTCGCCGGACCAGCAGGCCGATATCGACAACCTCAAGCGCAAGCTCGATGCCGGGGCCACGCGCGCAATCAGCCAGTTCTTCTTCGAGCCTGAAACCTTCTTCCGCTTCCGCGACAAGCTGGCGGCGGCCGGCATCGATGCCCCGGTCCTTCCCGGCATCCTGCCGGTTTCCAACGTCGCCCAGACGCGCAAGTTCGCCGCCGCCTGCGGTGCCGCGATCCCGGCGTGGATGGACGGCCTGTTCGAAGGGCTAGACACCCACCCCGCCTCGCGCCAGCTCGTCGCCGCGACTATCGCCGCCGAGTTCTGCCGCCGCCTCTACGCCGGCGGCGTGCGCGATTTCCACTTCTACACCCTCAACCGCGCCGAACTGTCCTATGCGATCTGCCACCTGCTTGGCCTTCGTCCCCGGACTCCGGCGCTGGAGAAAGCCGCGTGA
- the phbB gene encoding acetoacetyl-CoA reductase, producing the protein MSRVAVVTGGTRGIGQAICLALQAQGRTVVANYAGNEEKARTFTAETGIPAYRWDVGDHEATLEGCARVAAEVGPIDIVVNNAGITRDGVLHKMSFDDWNEVMRINLGGCFNMAKATFSGMRERGWGRIVNIGSINGQAGQYGQVNYAAAKSGIHGFTKALAQEGAKYGVTVNAIAPGYIDTDMVAAVPPQVLEKIVAKIPVGRLGHADEIARGVAFLTADQGGFVTGSTMSLNGGQHMY; encoded by the coding sequence ATGTCGCGAGTTGCAGTCGTTACTGGTGGTACGCGCGGAATTGGCCAGGCAATCTGCCTTGCCCTGCAGGCGCAAGGGCGGACCGTCGTCGCGAACTATGCCGGGAACGAGGAAAAGGCGCGAACCTTTACGGCGGAGACGGGCATTCCGGCCTATCGCTGGGACGTGGGCGATCACGAAGCGACGCTGGAAGGTTGCGCTCGCGTTGCCGCCGAGGTCGGTCCGATCGACATCGTCGTCAACAACGCCGGTATCACGCGGGACGGCGTGCTTCACAAGATGAGCTTCGATGACTGGAACGAGGTGATGCGCATCAACCTCGGCGGATGCTTCAACATGGCAAAGGCGACCTTCTCCGGCATGCGCGAGCGCGGATGGGGCCGTATTGTCAACATCGGCTCGATCAACGGCCAGGCCGGTCAATACGGCCAGGTCAACTATGCCGCCGCCAAGTCGGGCATCCACGGCTTCACCAAGGCATTGGCGCAGGAAGGTGCGAAGTACGGTGTCACCGTCAACGCGATCGCGCCGGGCTACATCGATACCGACATGGTTGCCGCCGTGCCGCCGCAGGTCCTCGAAAAGATCGTCGCCAAGATCCCCGTCGGCCGGCTAGGGCATGCGGACGAGATCGCGCGGGGAGTTGCCTTCCTCACGGCCGACCAGGGCGGTTTCGTGACCGGATCGACCATGTCGCTCAACGGCGGCCAGCATATGTACTGA
- the lptE gene encoding LPS assembly lipoprotein LptE: protein MALGSCGLQPMYAGGGSGGVARALSEVDVSAIEGQSGWLVRNALVDRLGAGQHDGGAHYRLDVRLDDRVEGLGQLSNDTITRERRTLRARYQLVDVQSGAIVLDATAGSDAGFDVVNSEYAVIAAEQTALENLSQEIADQIVTRVSLRLREAK, encoded by the coding sequence ATGGCGCTGGGTAGCTGCGGCCTGCAGCCGATGTACGCCGGCGGCGGCAGCGGCGGCGTGGCCCGCGCGCTCTCGGAAGTCGACGTATCGGCAATCGAAGGCCAATCGGGATGGCTGGTGCGCAATGCGCTTGTCGACCGGCTCGGCGCGGGCCAGCACGATGGCGGCGCACACTACCGGCTGGACGTGCGGCTGGACGACCGGGTCGAAGGGCTTGGCCAGCTTTCCAACGACACGATCACGCGCGAACGGCGGACGCTGCGCGCGCGCTATCAACTGGTCGACGTGCAGAGCGGCGCGATCGTGCTGGACGCGACGGCGGGATCCGACGCAGGATTCGACGTGGTGAACAGCGAATACGCTGTGATCGCCGCGGAACAGACGGCGCTCGAGAACCTTTCGCAGGAAATTGCTGACCAGATCGTCACGCGCGTCTCGCTTCGCCTTCGCGAGGCGAAATGA
- the holA gene encoding DNA polymerase III subunit delta: protein MKLTQKTFPGSAARAAKECRIFYFCGPDEAGASDAANRIAAMLGEAEKVELTGAELRRDPVKLADEARSVSLFGDRRIIHVRATGDDAFEAVDTLVASPVEGWPVLIVATSATDKSRIAKLLENRTDAMVGMFHPPDMKSVAGAVRDMADAAGVNLTGDLAERIARSTALDTRMARSEIEKIALYLDASPQARRTADAEVLDEICAVSEDDSLMPVVNAVLGGDVRKLSSELARMREVGLNPVGLLLAFERRATQLAQLAGRMGDRSDINAFMEQETAARRVFFRDRPDLTQQLRRWRGPRLARLLERLAQLHRTLMADNRNGELVLAQGLAEIARAAAR from the coding sequence GTGAAACTTACCCAGAAGACATTCCCCGGCAGCGCCGCCCGCGCCGCGAAGGAGTGCCGGATCTTCTATTTCTGCGGCCCGGACGAGGCCGGAGCGAGCGATGCCGCCAACCGCATCGCCGCCATGCTGGGCGAAGCCGAGAAGGTCGAACTGACCGGCGCGGAACTGCGGCGCGACCCCGTGAAGCTTGCGGATGAGGCGCGCTCCGTCTCGCTGTTCGGTGACCGCCGGATAATCCACGTCCGCGCCACCGGGGACGACGCCTTCGAGGCCGTGGATACGCTGGTGGCCAGCCCGGTCGAAGGATGGCCTGTGCTGATCGTCGCCACATCGGCAACCGACAAGTCGCGCATCGCGAAGCTTCTGGAAAACCGGACGGACGCGATGGTCGGCATGTTTCATCCGCCTGACATGAAGTCCGTGGCCGGCGCGGTGCGAGACATGGCAGACGCGGCCGGAGTAAACCTGACCGGCGACCTTGCGGAACGCATTGCACGTTCGACCGCCCTCGACACCCGCATGGCCCGCAGCGAAATCGAGAAGATCGCGCTCTATCTTGACGCCAGTCCACAGGCTCGGCGCACTGCCGACGCGGAGGTGCTCGACGAGATCTGTGCGGTGAGCGAGGATGACAGCCTGATGCCGGTCGTCAACGCGGTGCTGGGCGGGGACGTGCGCAAGCTTTCGAGCGAACTGGCACGCATGCGCGAGGTCGGGCTCAACCCGGTGGGACTGCTTCTGGCGTTCGAGCGCAGGGCAACGCAATTGGCCCAGCTTGCGGGACGCATGGGTGACCGCAGCGACATCAACGCGTTCATGGAACAGGAAACCGCGGCAAGACGCGTCTTCTTTCGCGACCGGCCCGACCTGACCCAGCAGTTGCGTCGTTGGCGAGGCCCCCGGCTCGCCCGGTTGCTGGAACGACTGGCGCAATTGCACCGAACCCTGATGGCCGACAATCGAAACGGCGAACTCGTTCTGGCACAGGGGCTTGCGGAAATAGCGCGTGCTGCAGCGCGATGA
- a CDS encoding ribbon-helix-helix domain-containing protein: MPVPYHPPVKRSVEIAGHKTSISLEPLFWDMLRDAAAREGVPINALVARIDAERIASPTPPGLAGAIRLWLVCADIQGADGVGAG, encoded by the coding sequence ATGCCGGTCCCGTACCACCCTCCGGTCAAACGCTCGGTCGAGATCGCCGGGCACAAGACCTCGATCAGTCTCGAGCCATTGTTCTGGGATATGCTGCGTGATGCCGCTGCGCGCGAAGGCGTGCCCATTAACGCGCTGGTCGCGCGGATCGATGCGGAAAGGATTGCCAGTCCGACCCCTCCAGGCCTTGCCGGAGCAATCCGTCTATGGCTGGTTTGCGCGGATATTCAGGGTGCGGATGGTGTAGGGGCGGGCTGA